A genomic stretch from Flavobacterium nitratireducens includes:
- the mtgA gene encoding monofunctional biosynthetic peptidoglycan transglycosylase, whose product MATKVTSKSNSKKPVKKGSTSIMTRLRVFIFKCILWFVGLSLFLVVLFKFVPVPFTPLMLIRAIENKVAGKPVYLNHDWEPLENISVNLQKAVIASEDGLFVHHNGFDFKAMQKAYKNNERGRRIKGGSTISQQTAKNVFLWQGRSYLRKGLEAYFTVLIELIWGKERIMEVYLNSIEMGDGIYGAQAAAQYWYRKDAANLTRKQAAGIAAILPNPRKFTATSSSSYINRRKDKIMRVMRTVGKIEY is encoded by the coding sequence ATGGCGACAAAAGTCACTTCAAAATCCAATTCAAAAAAACCTGTAAAAAAGGGTTCCACTAGTATTATGACACGATTGAGAGTTTTTATATTTAAATGTATTTTATGGTTTGTGGGGCTTTCCCTTTTTTTAGTGGTGTTGTTCAAGTTTGTTCCAGTTCCTTTTACTCCTTTGATGCTTATACGCGCTATAGAGAATAAAGTGGCAGGAAAACCTGTTTATCTCAATCACGATTGGGAACCTCTAGAAAATATTTCGGTAAATTTACAAAAGGCGGTTATCGCGAGTGAAGATGGCTTGTTTGTTCATCATAATGGTTTTGATTTTAAAGCCATGCAAAAAGCATACAAGAATAACGAAAGAGGCCGAAGAATAAAGGGAGGAAGTACGATTTCGCAGCAAACGGCAAAAAATGTTTTTTTATGGCAAGGCAGAAGTTATTTGCGAAAAGGTCTCGAAGCTTATTTTACTGTTTTGATTGAGTTAATTTGGGGTAAGGAGCGAATTATGGAAGTTTATTTAAACAGTATTGAAATGGGCGACGGAATTTATGGCGCCCAAGCTGCAGCACAATATTGGTACAGAAAGGATGCAGCTAATTTAACCCGAAAACAAGCGGCAGGAATAGCTGCAATATTACCTAATCCTAGAAAGTTTACAGCAACAAGTTCTTCCTCTTATATTAATAGACGCAAAGATAAAATCATGCGTGTTATGAGAACGGTGGGAAAAATTGAATATTAA